A DNA window from Roseovarius sp. Pro17 contains the following coding sequences:
- a CDS encoding response regulator — protein MPDVPHILVVDDSLEIRNAVSRYLVKNGMRVTKAENAPEMDAELAKSRFDLIVLDVMMPGEDGLSVCRRLSSNGSIPILMLTALGEEMDRIVGLEVGADDYLAKPFNPRELLARIKAILRRSAQPEMFARSLTGRRVTFGHQTLNTDTRVLIDDGGLETQLSVSEFKLLTVLLERPRLVLTREQLLDLTAGRAPGLFDRTIDNQVSKLRRRIEKDPMRPKLITTVRGGGYCLSTDVEEAG, from the coding sequence ATGCCAGATGTGCCTCATATCCTTGTCGTCGACGACAGCCTTGAAATTCGAAACGCAGTGTCGCGATACCTCGTGAAGAACGGGATGCGGGTTACGAAGGCCGAAAATGCGCCTGAAATGGATGCGGAATTGGCCAAGAGCCGGTTCGATCTTATTGTGCTGGATGTCATGATGCCAGGAGAGGACGGGCTTTCTGTCTGCCGGCGTTTATCCTCCAATGGATCGATACCAATCCTGATGCTCACTGCTCTTGGCGAAGAGATGGACCGCATCGTCGGCCTCGAAGTCGGTGCAGATGACTATCTGGCCAAGCCCTTCAATCCGCGCGAATTGCTGGCGCGCATAAAGGCCATCTTGCGACGGTCCGCTCAGCCGGAGATGTTCGCGAGGTCTTTGACGGGCCGGCGCGTCACGTTTGGGCACCAGACGCTGAATACTGACACGCGCGTTCTAATAGATGATGGGGGGCTAGAGACACAGCTCTCGGTGTCAGAGTTCAAGCTCCTCACCGTCCTTCTGGAGCGGCCGCGCCTCGTTCTGACGCGTGAGCAGCTTCTGGATTTGACCGCCGGACGGGCGCCCGGCCTGTTTGATAGGACGATCGACAATCAGGTCAGCAAGCTGCGTCGCAGGATTGAAAAGGATCCCATGCGTCCCAAGCTGATCACGACGGTGCGGGGAGGTGGATATTGTCTGTCGACCGATG